One part of the Symphalangus syndactylus isolate Jambi chromosome 1, NHGRI_mSymSyn1-v2.1_pri, whole genome shotgun sequence genome encodes these proteins:
- the RBM15B gene encoding putative RNA-binding protein 15B produces the protein MKRQSERDSSPSGRGSSSSAKRPREREREAEAGGRRAAHKASGGAKHPVPARARDKPRGGGHRDGRGTGDANHRASSGRSSGSGACGGGRGGKASGDPGASGLSPRASPLPPPPPPPGAEPAGPGSSAAAPEYKTLLISSLSPALPAEHLEDRLFHQFKRFGEISLRLSHTPELGRVAYVNFRHPQDAREARQHALARQLLLYDRPLKVEPVYLRGGGGGGSSRRSSSSSAAASTPPPGPPAPADPLGYLPLHGGYQYKQRSLSPVAAPPLREPRARHAAAAFALDAAAAAAVGLSRERALDYYGLYDDRGRPYGYPAVCEEDLMPEDDQRATRNLFIGNLDHSVSEVELRRAFEKYGIIEEVVIKRPARGQGGAYAFLKFQNLDMAHRAKVAMSGRVIGRNPIKIGYGKANPTTRLWVGGLGPNTSLAALAREFDRFGSIRTIDHVKGDSFAYIQYESLDAAQAACAKMRGFPLGGPDRRLRVDFAKAEETRYPQQYQPSPLPVHYELLTDGYTRHRNLDADLVRDRTPPHLLYSDRDRTFLEGDWTSPSKSSDRRNSLEGYSRSVRSRSGERWGGDGDRGLPKPWEERRKRRSLSSDRGRTTHSPYEERSRTKGSGQQSERGSDRTPERSRKENHSSEGTKESSSNSLSNSRHGAEERGHHHHHHEAADSSHGKKARDSERNHRTTEAEPKSLEEPKHETKKLKNLSEYAQTLQLGWNGLLVLKNSCFPTSMHILEGDQGVISSLLKDHTSGSKLTQLKIAQRLRLDQPKLDEVTRRIKQGSPNGYAVLLATQATPSGLGTEGMPTVEPGLQRRLLRNLVSYLKQKQAAGVISLPVGGSKGRDGTGMLYAFPPCDFSQQYLQSALRTLGKLEEEHMVIVIVRDTA, from the coding sequence ATGAAGCGGCAGAGCGAGCGAGACTCTAGCCCGAGCGGGCGCGGCTCGTCATCGTCGGCCAAGCGTCCGCGGGAGCGCGaacgggaggcggaggcgggcgggcggcgggcggcgcACAAGGCCTCTGGAGGCGCCAAGCACCCGGTTCCAGCGCGGGCCCGCGACAAACCCCGCGGGGGCGGGCATCGCGACGGCCGCGGCACCGGGGACGCGAATCACCGCGCGAGTAGCGGGCGCTCCTCGGGCTCCGGCGCTTGCGGCGGGGGACGCGGCGGCAAGGCCTCGGGGGACCCGGGCGCCTCCGGCTTGTCGCCCCGCGCGTCTCCTCTGCCGCCGCCTCCGCCACCGCCTGGGGCCGAGCCCGCGGGTCCCGGCTCATCCGCGGCCGCCCCTGAGTACAAGACTTTGCTCATCAGCAGCCTGAGCCCCGCGCTGCCCGCCGAGCACCTCGAGGACCGGCTCTTCCACCAGTTCAAGCGCTTCGGCGAGATCAGCCTCCGCCTGTCGCACACGCCTGAGCTGGGCCGTGTGGCCTACGTGAACTTCCGGCACCCACAGGACGCGCGCGAGGCCCGCCAGCACGCCCTGGCCCGGCAGCTGCTGCTCTACGACCGCCCGCTCAAGGTAGAGCCCGTGTACctgcgcggcggcggcggcggcgggagcaGTCGACGAAGTAGCAGCAGCAGCGCCGCCGCTTCCACGCCTCCCCCAGGGCCGCCCGCGCCCGCCGACCCGCTCGGCTACCTCCCGCTACACGGAGGCTACCAGTACAAGCAGCGTTCCCTGTCCCCCGTCGCTGCCCCGCCCCTGCGGGAGCCCCGTGCCCGCCACGCCGCCGCAGCCTTCGCCCTGGatgccgccgctgccgccgcggTGGGACTGTCCCGGGAGCGGGCCCTAGACTACTATGGGCTGTACGACGACCGTGGGCGCCCCTATGGCTACCCAGCTGTGTGCGAGGAGGACCTGATGCCTGAGGACGACCAGCGGGCCACGCGCAACCTCTTCATTGGGAACCTGGACCACAGCGTATCTGAGGTGGAGCTGCGAAGGGCCTTCGAGAAATATGGCATCATCGAGGAGGTGGTCATCAAGAGGCCTGCCCGTGGCCAGGGCGGTGCCTATGCCTTCCTCAAGTTCCAGAACCTGGACATGGCCCATAGGGCTAAGGTGGCCATGTCGGGCCGAGTGATTGGTCGCAACCCCATTAAGATAGGCTATGGCAAGGCCAACCCCACCACTCGTCTCTGGGTGGGTGGCCTGGGACCTAACACGTCACTGGCGGCTCTGGCCCGAGAGTTTGACCGCTTTGGGAGCATTCGGACCATTGATCACGTCAAAGGAGATAGCTTTGCCTATATTCAGTACGAGAGCTTGGACGCAGCCCAGGCCGCCTGTGCTAAAATGAGGGGTTTTCCCTTGGGTGGACCAGACCGCAGGCTCCGCGTGGATTTTGCCAAAGCAGAGGAGACTCGGTACCCCCAGCAGTACCAGCCCTCGCCACTCCCTGTGCATTATGAGCTGCTCACAGATGGATACACCCGGCACCGCAACCTGGACGCCGACCTGGTGCGGGACAGGACGCCCCCACACCTTCTGTACTCAGACCGAGACCGGACTTTTTTGGAAGGGGACTGGACCAGCCCCAGTAAAAGCTCCGACCGCCGAAACAGCCTTGAGGGCTACAGTCGCTCAGTGCGCAGCCGGAGTGGTGAGCGTTGGGGGGGAGATGGAGACCGTGGTTTGCCCAAGCCCTGGGAAGAGAGGCGGAAACGGAGAAGCCTTTCCAGTGACCGTGGGAGGACAACCCACTCCCCATATGAGGAACGGAGTAGGACCAAGGGCAGTGGGCAGCAGTCAGAGCGGGGCTCCGACCGCACCCCTGAGCGCAGCCGCAAGGAGAACCACTCCAGTGAAGGGACCAAGGAGTCCAGCAGCAACTCCCTCAGCAACAGCAGACATGGGGCTGAGGAACggggccaccaccaccaccaccacgaggCTGCAGACTCTTCCCACGGGAAGAAGGCAAGAGACAGCGAGCGCAATCACCGGACCACGGAGGCTGAGCCCAAGTCTCTCGAAGAGCCAAAACATGAGACCAAAAAGCTGAAGAATCTTTCAGAGTACGCTCAGACACTACAGCTGGGTTGGAATGGGCTTCTCGTGTTGAAAAACAGCTGCTTCCCCACGTCTATGCATATCCTAGAAGGGGACCAGGGGGTGATCAGCAGTCTCCTCAAAGACCACACTTCTGGGAGCAAGCTGACCCAGCTGAAGATCGCCCAGCGCCTTCGACTGGACCAGCCCAAGCTTGACGAGGTCACACGACGCATCAAGCAGGGGAGCCCCAACGGCTATGCGGTCCTCTTAGCCACCCAGGCAACCCCCAGTGGGCTTGGCACTGAGGGGATGCCGACAGTGGAGCCTGGTCTGCAGAGGCGGCTTCTCAGGAACCTGGTCTCCTACTTGAAACAGAAGCAGGCCGCAGGGGTGATCAGCTTGCCAGTGGGGGGGTCCAAGGGCAGAGACGGCACAGGCATGCTCTACGCCTTCCCGCCCTGCGACTTTTCCCAGCAGTACCTCCAGTCAGCACTAAGGACATTGGGCAAGCTAGAAGAAGAACACATGGTGATAGTCATCGTCAGAGACACTGCCTAG